In Fervidobacterium thailandense, the DNA window GGCACGTGCGATACTCGGGATTCAAAAACGGGAGGGGAGATAAAAATGAAAGATGTGAAAGGCTGTCCATTCGGAACACACAGGGTAATTGAACCAAAAGGCACGCTACCTCAAGCGGCTTACAAAATCGACAACGATATGGAGATTTACAGAAATGAGCTCCTTATAGACGTAAAAACTTTGAACGTCGATTCGGCCAGTTTCACGCAAATAAAAGAATCGTGCAACGGTGATATAGAGTGCATAAAGAACACCATTCTCAGCATCGTGCGTGAACGTGGTAAGTTGCAAAATCCGGTAACCGGTTCTGGAGGTATGCTCATAGGTGTCGTCGAAGAAATCGGTCCGGATTTCCCCACGGATTTGAAAGTTGGGGATAAGATCGCAACGCTTGTGTCACTCTCTCTGACACCGCTTCGCATTGATGAAATTCTGAATGTAAATGTTGATACCGATCAGGTTGATATAAAGGGGAAAGCGATCCTCTTTGAAAGCGGTATCTACGCAAAACTCCCCGACGATATTCCGGAAAAACTTGCCCTCGCGGTACTCGACGTTGCCGGCGCACCAGCTCAGACCAGAAAACTGGTCAAGCCGGGCATGTACGTGTGCATCATCGGTGGGGGTGGGAAATCCGGTGTACTGTGCGCTTACGAAGCGATGAAGGCTGTGGGAAAAGACGGCAAGGTTATCGTTGTGGAATACTCACCCGAGAATGCTAAACGTATAGAAGACCTCGGACTTGCCCATCATGTCATCGTTGCAGATGCAACCAAACCAGTCGAGGTTTACCAAAAAGTCATGGAAGTAACCGGTGGTCGTTACTGTGACGTGGTTATAAACAACGTCAACGTCCCAGCCACCGAGATGTCCTCGATACTCATCACCAAAGACGAGGGAATCGTGTACTTCTTCAGCATGGCCACATCGTTCACAAGGGCAGCACTCGGTGCTGAAGGTGTTGGTAAAGACGTCACGATGATCATCGGGAACGGATACACCAAAGGTCACGCGGAAGTAGCACTCAATATATTGAGGGAATCGAAAGAAATAAGGCAATTATTTGAAAGGTTGTACTGTTGAGAATCGTTGTGAACAACCGAGAGGAGGAAAAGCATGGCAAGGCACTATAGGGAGATACCCCTCTGGAGGAACGTCACCGATGAAGAGTGGAACGACTGGCGCTGGCAACTCAGAAACAGGATAATGGATGTTG includes these proteins:
- a CDS encoding zinc-binding dehydrogenase, producing the protein MKDVKGCPFGTHRVIEPKGTLPQAAYKIDNDMEIYRNELLIDVKTLNVDSASFTQIKESCNGDIECIKNTILSIVRERGKLQNPVTGSGGMLIGVVEEIGPDFPTDLKVGDKIATLVSLSLTPLRIDEILNVNVDTDQVDIKGKAILFESGIYAKLPDDIPEKLALAVLDVAGAPAQTRKLVKPGMYVCIIGGGGKSGVLCAYEAMKAVGKDGKVIVVEYSPENAKRIEDLGLAHHVIVADATKPVEVYQKVMEVTGGRYCDVVINNVNVPATEMSSILITKDEGIVYFFSMATSFTRAALGAEGVGKDVTMIIGNGYTKGHAEVALNILRESKEIRQLFERLYC